The following proteins are co-located in the Microvirga ossetica genome:
- a CDS encoding alpha/beta hydrolase, which translates to MIKSLITAAAVLGLAATALNPVHAQPASIRNIVLVHGGFVDGSGWQGVYALLKKKGYNVSIVQNPTLALADDVAVTKRTLAQQDGPVVLVGHSYGGVIVSEAGTDEKVKAVVYIAAFAPDKGESVSSLIANPPAGAPVPPILPPADGFLFLDKAKFAASFAADVDPETASFMADSQVPWGVEALSGAVTAPAWKSKPSYYLVAADDRMIPPPAQRMMAQRAGSTVVETPGSHAVYVSKPEVVAALIEQAATAK; encoded by the coding sequence ATGATCAAGAGCCTGATCACCGCCGCTGCCGTGCTCGGTTTGGCCGCGACCGCTCTCAATCCCGTCCACGCCCAGCCTGCCAGCATCAGGAATATTGTCCTTGTCCACGGCGGCTTCGTCGACGGCTCGGGGTGGCAAGGCGTGTACGCGCTTCTGAAAAAGAAGGGCTACAACGTCAGCATCGTCCAGAACCCGACCCTCGCGCTTGCCGATGATGTCGCCGTCACCAAACGCACGCTTGCCCAGCAGGATGGCCCTGTCGTTCTCGTCGGCCATTCCTATGGCGGTGTCATCGTCAGCGAAGCCGGCACGGATGAGAAGGTGAAAGCCGTCGTCTACATCGCGGCCTTCGCTCCGGACAAAGGCGAGTCGGTTTCGTCGTTGATCGCCAATCCGCCGGCTGGCGCTCCCGTGCCGCCGATCCTGCCGCCAGCAGATGGCTTCCTGTTCCTCGACAAAGCCAAATTCGCGGCCTCCTTCGCCGCCGATGTCGACCCCGAAACGGCGTCCTTCATGGCCGACTCGCAGGTTCCGTGGGGCGTGGAGGCTCTGTCCGGTGCCGTCACCGCTCCGGCCTGGAAGAGCAAACCGAGCTACTATCTGGTTGCCGCGGACGATCGCATGATCCCGCCTCCTGCGCAGCGCATGATGGCTCAACGCGCCGGATCGACTGTTGTGGAAACGCCTGGCAGCCACGCGGTGTACGTTTCCAAACCCGAGGTAGTCGCCGCGCTCATCGAGCAGGCCGCGACCGCCAAGTAA
- the galE gene encoding UDP-glucose 4-epimerase GalE: MNVLVTGGAGYIGGHMVLALLDAGHRPVVFDNLSTGFRWSVPEGVPLVVGDVGDYELVLRTLQTHRIDAIAHFAAKLVVPESVSDPLGYYLNNTVKSRSLMAAAVAAGIDKFVFSSTAAVYGNTSDRPIDEDTPLAPLSPYGSSKQLTEVMLRDVAAAHNMRYVVLRYFNVAGCDPAMRHGQSTANATHLIKVAIQTALGMRPHMEVFGTDYPTKDGTCIRDYIHVSDLIAAHVQALDHLGGGGESLVMNCGYGHGYTVSEVIETVRQVSGKPVEAKIGPRRAGDPVTIVADSTKIRTRLGWEPRLDDLATIVEHSLRWETMLRERNLKL; this comes from the coding sequence ATGAACGTATTAGTGACCGGCGGCGCGGGCTATATCGGGGGCCATATGGTTCTGGCCCTCCTCGATGCGGGCCACCGCCCCGTGGTTTTCGACAATCTGTCGACCGGCTTCCGCTGGTCGGTGCCGGAGGGCGTGCCGCTCGTGGTCGGCGATGTGGGCGACTACGAGCTGGTGCTGCGCACCCTGCAGACCCACCGCATCGACGCCATCGCCCATTTCGCCGCCAAGCTGGTGGTGCCGGAATCGGTCTCCGATCCACTCGGCTATTATCTCAACAATACGGTGAAGAGCCGCTCGCTCATGGCGGCTGCTGTCGCCGCAGGAATCGACAAGTTCGTCTTTTCCTCGACGGCCGCCGTCTACGGCAACACCTCCGACAGGCCGATCGACGAGGATACGCCGCTCGCGCCCCTGTCGCCCTATGGCAGCTCGAAGCAGCTCACCGAGGTGATGCTGCGCGACGTGGCTGCCGCCCACAACATGCGCTACGTGGTGCTGCGCTATTTCAACGTGGCCGGCTGCGACCCGGCCATGCGCCATGGGCAATCGACGGCGAACGCCACCCACCTGATCAAGGTGGCGATCCAAACTGCGCTCGGCATGCGCCCGCACATGGAGGTGTTCGGCACGGATTATCCGACGAAGGACGGCACCTGCATCCGCGACTACATCCATGTGAGCGACCTGATCGCGGCGCATGTGCAGGCGCTCGACCATCTCGGCGGGGGCGGGGAAAGCCTGGTCATGAACTGCGGCTACGGCCATGGCTATACCGTGTCCGAGGTCATCGAAACCGTGCGGCAGGTCTCCGGCAAGCCGGTGGAGGCCAAGATCGGCCCGCGCCGGGCCGGCGATCCGGTCACCATCGTGGCGGATTCGACCAAGATCCGCACCCGCCTGGGCTGGGAGCCGCGCCTCGACGATCTTGCCACCATCGTCGAGCATTCCCTGCGCTGGGAGACCATGCTCCGTGAGCGCAACCTCAAGCTCTGA
- a CDS encoding cytochrome P460 family protein, producing the protein MNTRAKTLPAAAVVLILGTAVYAQDKYALTSLSGIAFSDFRGYEDWAVVSSARTDEVLKVIVANPTMIEAYKAGVPGNGQPFPDGSRIAKLQWKPKKSTEAPFVVDVPDVFSQAFVIEKDSKRFPDSGGWGYALFNYEPASDSFTADPSPSDCGHACHVAVKAKDYIFHPYQKR; encoded by the coding sequence ATGAACACCCGCGCCAAGACACTTCCCGCAGCCGCGGTAGTGCTGATCCTGGGCACAGCCGTTTACGCGCAGGACAAATACGCGTTGACATCGCTGAGTGGGATCGCGTTCTCCGACTTCAGGGGATATGAGGACTGGGCGGTGGTCTCGTCCGCGCGGACCGATGAGGTGCTCAAGGTGATCGTCGCCAATCCGACCATGATCGAGGCGTACAAGGCCGGCGTACCGGGCAACGGCCAGCCGTTCCCGGATGGCTCCAGGATCGCAAAGCTCCAGTGGAAGCCGAAGAAGAGCACAGAGGCCCCCTTCGTCGTGGACGTGCCGGACGTGTTCTCGCAGGCGTTCGTCATCGAAAAGGACAGCAAGCGGTTTCCAGACAGCGGCGGATGGGGTTATGCGTTGTTCAACTATGAGCCCGCGTCCGACAGTTTCACGGCCGATCCTAGCCCTTCGGACTGCGGACACGCATGCCACGTGGCAGTGAAGGCGAAGGACTACATCTTCCATCCGTACCAGAAGCGTTGA
- a CDS encoding LolA family protein encodes MLNSSSRCILGLAAALVCVSPVAAQQAPDPLTRLLDGIFKKPAAPAAAPQAAPPAQPAAPAASNPQARPAPAPKPAAAAQKPQTPPPQRAAQPKPQTQPAPQTAAKPEPQPRPPAPEKVEAKPAAPEPQKPASPPPAETAEQQKPAVPTPAKVAEPPKPARATPASLVPAPTAVAAPASTPTPTSPPGPKSPEEALDRVNAYFNSIDVMSAYFVQRNPNGQQAEGTLSMRRPGQFHFAYAPPSTLEVISDGRNVAIRDKKLGTNDVYPVGQTPLKFLVQDNIDLSRDTKVRDVQVGRDGIVTVRFDDSATLGGTSKITLRFDSRANALRQWTIIDAQGYETTVTLSGLNATYRRDARATQ; translated from the coding sequence ATGCTCAATTCGTCTTCGCGTTGCATTCTTGGTCTGGCTGCCGCCCTTGTGTGCGTCTCTCCAGTCGCCGCCCAGCAGGCACCCGACCCGCTGACGCGGCTCCTCGACGGCATCTTCAAGAAGCCTGCGGCCCCCGCTGCCGCTCCCCAGGCCGCACCGCCGGCCCAGCCCGCGGCACCGGCGGCATCGAACCCGCAGGCCCGCCCGGCTCCGGCGCCGAAACCCGCTGCTGCCGCACAGAAGCCGCAGACGCCGCCTCCGCAGCGGGCCGCCCAGCCGAAACCGCAGACTCAGCCCGCGCCCCAGACTGCCGCGAAGCCCGAGCCGCAGCCCCGCCCGCCGGCTCCCGAAAAGGTCGAGGCCAAGCCGGCTGCCCCCGAGCCCCAGAAACCCGCGAGCCCGCCTCCAGCCGAGACGGCGGAACAGCAAAAGCCGGCTGTTCCAACCCCGGCCAAGGTGGCCGAGCCACCGAAGCCTGCGCGCGCGACTCCGGCCTCGCTGGTCCCGGCTCCCACCGCCGTCGCGGCGCCGGCCTCCACTCCGACGCCGACTTCGCCGCCCGGGCCGAAATCGCCCGAGGAGGCGCTCGACCGGGTCAATGCCTATTTCAACAGCATCGACGTGATGTCGGCCTATTTCGTGCAGAGGAACCCCAACGGCCAGCAGGCCGAGGGTACGCTCTCCATGCGCCGCCCGGGCCAGTTCCACTTCGCCTATGCCCCGCCGAGCACGCTCGAGGTAATCTCCGACGGGCGCAACGTGGCGATCCGCGACAAGAAGCTCGGCACGAACGATGTCTATCCGGTCGGCCAGACGCCCCTGAAATTCCTGGTGCAGGACAATATCGACCTGTCGCGGGACACCAAGGTGCGCGACGTTCAGGTGGGCCGCGACGGTATCGTCACCGTCCGCTTCGACGACAGTGCTACCCTCGGTGGCACCTCCAAAATCACCCTGCGCTTCGACAGCCGGGCCAATGCGCTCAGGCAATGGACCATCATCGATGCCCAGGGCTACGAGACCACCGTGACCTTGTCTGGTCTCAACGCCACCTACCGCCGAGACGCCAGGGCGACGCAATAA
- a CDS encoding DUF1127 domain-containing protein, with the protein MSATLSTIIHPAGASRTGAGLLTVTASWKRIRRHFARRAAVAHLRELDDEGLRDIGLAYSEIEAAVHGFMTAPNRARMR; encoded by the coding sequence ATGTCCGCAACCCTTTCGACCATCATCCATCCAGCCGGAGCGTCGAGGACCGGCGCAGGCCTTCTGACGGTCACCGCCTCTTGGAAGAGGATCAGGCGCCATTTCGCCCGTCGTGCGGCCGTTGCACACCTCCGCGAGCTCGATGACGAAGGACTCCGGGACATCGGCCTCGCGTATTCCGAGATCGAGGCTGCGGTCCACGGCTTCATGACTGCTCCTAACCGGGCGAGGATGCGATGA
- a CDS encoding sulfite exporter TauE/SafE family protein has protein sequence MIASPAAPELTAVTILVAFAGVFLICFMKGAFGGGFSIVGIPLLSIVMDPVTAGGLLAPLLVAMDLFALRYWKPSTWSKPDLVRLLPGLVIGIGFGYLLFRVLDHRAIAIMMAAITLVFVGLWLVSGTNVTIRPRSSPKAVAAGLASGISTMVAHSGGPPLAMYLLPLGLSKDVYAGTTSLFFTVGNATKAVPWLLLVRPAGNDWTLMAACLLAIPSGVWLGWRLHGRLDQRQLYRACYGLLVVTALKLLWDGVSGYLA, from the coding sequence ATGATCGCCTCCCCGGCCGCGCCGGAGCTGACAGCAGTCACGATCCTGGTCGCGTTTGCCGGCGTCTTCCTGATCTGCTTCATGAAGGGCGCGTTCGGCGGCGGGTTCTCCATCGTGGGCATTCCGCTGTTGTCGATTGTGATGGATCCGGTGACGGCCGGCGGCCTCCTCGCACCGTTGCTGGTGGCGATGGACCTGTTCGCCTTGCGCTACTGGAAGCCTTCGACATGGTCGAAACCGGACCTCGTGCGGCTGTTGCCGGGGCTCGTGATCGGGATCGGGTTTGGCTATCTGCTGTTCCGCGTTCTGGACCATCGCGCCATCGCGATCATGATGGCGGCGATCACCTTGGTCTTCGTCGGCCTGTGGCTCGTGAGCGGCACGAACGTGACGATCCGCCCGCGTTCGTCGCCGAAGGCGGTCGCTGCCGGCCTCGCATCGGGCATCAGCACCATGGTGGCGCATTCGGGCGGACCGCCGCTCGCGATGTATCTGCTGCCACTCGGCCTCAGCAAGGACGTCTATGCGGGAACGACGAGCCTGTTCTTCACCGTCGGCAACGCGACCAAGGCGGTGCCGTGGCTGCTGCTGGTGAGACCGGCGGGCAATGACTGGACACTGATGGCGGCCTGCCTGCTCGCCATTCCCAGCGGCGTGTGGTTGGGTTGGCGACTTCACGGAAGGCTGGACCAGCGTCAGCTCTATCGGGCCTGCTATGGATTGCTGGTCGTGACGGCGTTGAAACTGTTGTGGGATGGTGTTTCCGGCTATCTCGCGTAA
- a CDS encoding family 1 glycosylhydrolase has translation MSASTFLFATGIENSYPTINSGRTRIDQMEKCGHYTFWKTDFDLLDDVGIRVLRYGPPIHTTWLGQGRYDWEFCDQTFGELYRRNVVPIVDLCHFGVPDWIGNFQNPDLPELFAGYAQAFAERFPWVQLYTPVNEMFVCAAFSAAYGWWNEQLASDQAFVTALKHIVKANVLAMGMILDVRADAIFIQSESSEHFHPDCPNAIPLAEFCNARRFLPLDLNYGRRVDSDMFVYLMDNGMTGKSTTSSCAPISSGTASWATTIT, from the coding sequence ATGAGCGCTTCGACGTTTCTGTTCGCCACGGGGATCGAGAACAGCTATCCGACCATCAATAGTGGCCGAACCCGCATCGACCAGATGGAAAAGTGCGGGCACTACACCTTCTGGAAGACGGACTTCGATTTACTCGACGACGTCGGCATAAGGGTGCTGCGGTACGGCCCGCCAATCCACACGACGTGGCTCGGGCAGGGACGCTACGACTGGGAATTCTGCGACCAGACCTTCGGTGAACTCTATCGCCGCAATGTCGTGCCGATCGTCGACCTCTGCCACTTCGGGGTGCCCGACTGGATCGGCAACTTCCAGAACCCCGACCTTCCCGAGCTCTTTGCTGGGTATGCGCAGGCTTTTGCCGAGCGTTTTCCCTGGGTTCAGCTCTACACGCCGGTCAATGAGATGTTCGTCTGCGCCGCATTCTCGGCGGCCTACGGCTGGTGGAACGAGCAGCTTGCGAGCGACCAGGCCTTCGTCACGGCCCTGAAGCACATCGTCAAGGCCAACGTGCTGGCCATGGGTATGATCCTCGACGTCCGCGCCGATGCCATCTTCATCCAGAGCGAGTCCTCGGAGCACTTCCACCCCGACTGCCCGAATGCGATTCCGCTCGCCGAGTTCTGCAACGCCCGCCGCTTTCTTCCGCTCGATCTCAACTACGGCCGGCGGGTGGATTCGGACATGTTCGTCTATCTCATGGACAACGGCATGACCGGGAAGAGTACTACTTCTTCATGCGCGCCAATCTCAAGCGGCACTGCGTCATGGGCAACGACTATTACGTGA
- a CDS encoding sugar ABC transporter ATP-binding protein: protein MQGVSKTFGKIDVLRNVDFDLRAGEIHALMGENGAGKSTLMKIAGGIYHDYRGEMAVFGEPVRFASPRDASRVGIAVIHQELNLVPAMTVAENIFLGYEKVRGIPFLVDRKAQARAAARILNTLNFQASPHAPVSSLRIGEQQLVEVAKALAQNARILVMDEPTSALSVAEAERLHAIIRRLSSEGASIVYISHRMEEVFNLAQTITVLRDGAVAGSLPAAGVSRRDLIRLMVGRDVQEFLSLRSKEVAREPDLDLKPPVLSVRNLWLTHPKPTVSRPRLVDGVSFDVADGEVLGLAGLMGAGRSEVLETIFGAQTMASGGQIRINGQLVTIGSPTEAKQAGLALVTEDRKRDGLVLDAGVDFNLALPVLKQLSAAMFVSRKAENDLAVRQIRSLGIRVRSPRQAARTLSGGNQQKVVLAKWLETSPRVLLLDEPTRGIDVGAKAEIYRLIQDLKERGLAVVLASSELPELMALSDRILVLREGQPTALLKKIEFSPDLIMDYASPGGAVQMVFQGVAGNAPEAESADRITAGRRAGV from the coding sequence ATGCAAGGGGTGAGCAAGACATTTGGCAAAATCGACGTGTTGCGGAACGTTGATTTTGACCTTCGGGCCGGCGAAATCCATGCCCTTATGGGTGAGAATGGAGCTGGAAAATCCACACTCATGAAAATCGCTGGCGGGATCTATCATGATTACCGCGGCGAGATGGCGGTTTTCGGTGAACCAGTGCGGTTCGCCAGCCCGCGGGACGCCTCCCGGGTTGGGATTGCCGTGATCCACCAAGAACTCAATCTTGTCCCTGCCATGACAGTTGCTGAGAACATTTTCCTCGGGTACGAGAAGGTGCGCGGGATACCTTTTCTCGTTGACCGGAAGGCCCAGGCACGCGCCGCCGCGCGCATCCTCAACACACTCAACTTCCAGGCCTCTCCCCACGCACCTGTGAGCAGTCTGCGTATCGGCGAGCAGCAACTCGTCGAGGTAGCGAAGGCGCTGGCGCAGAATGCACGCATCCTCGTTATGGATGAGCCGACCTCTGCGCTGTCGGTAGCGGAGGCCGAGCGATTGCACGCCATCATCCGCCGTCTCTCGTCGGAGGGAGCGAGCATTGTCTACATCTCACATCGGATGGAAGAGGTGTTCAACCTAGCGCAGACAATCACCGTCCTGCGTGACGGCGCGGTCGCAGGCAGCCTCCCCGCCGCCGGCGTTTCTCGCCGCGATCTGATCCGCCTCATGGTCGGACGTGACGTTCAGGAATTTCTGAGTCTCCGCAGCAAGGAAGTGGCTCGAGAGCCGGATCTAGACCTGAAGCCTCCCGTTCTTTCGGTACGCAATCTCTGGCTTACCCATCCGAAACCCACGGTGAGCCGCCCGCGACTCGTCGATGGAGTGTCCTTCGATGTCGCCGACGGCGAGGTGCTCGGACTTGCCGGGTTGATGGGTGCTGGACGCAGCGAGGTGCTTGAAACCATCTTTGGCGCCCAGACGATGGCGTCCGGCGGCCAGATCAGGATCAATGGACAACTGGTCACGATCGGCTCCCCGACCGAGGCAAAGCAAGCTGGGCTTGCGCTCGTGACGGAGGATCGGAAAAGGGATGGGCTTGTGCTCGACGCAGGGGTCGATTTCAACCTTGCCCTTCCCGTGCTGAAGCAGCTTTCCGCGGCGATGTTCGTCTCTCGAAAAGCTGAGAACGACCTCGCTGTGCGGCAGATTCGATCTCTCGGAATCCGGGTCCGAAGCCCGCGCCAGGCCGCGAGAACATTGAGTGGTGGCAACCAGCAGAAGGTGGTCTTAGCCAAATGGCTCGAAACCAGTCCACGCGTTCTGCTGCTCGACGAGCCTACACGCGGCATCGACGTGGGCGCGAAGGCGGAGATCTACCGCCTAATCCAGGATCTGAAAGAACGCGGGCTCGCGGTGGTCTTGGCAAGTTCGGAATTGCCGGAGCTGATGGCGTTGAGTGACCGCATCCTGGTGTTGCGGGAAGGGCAACCCACCGCTCTCCTGAAGAAAATCGAATTCTCGCCCGACCTTATCATGGACTACGCATCGCCGGGTGGCGCGGTGCAGATGGTGTTCCAGGGAGTAGCAGGAAACGCTCCTGAAGCCGAATCCGCAGATAGAATCACGGCCGGTCGCAGAGCTGGCGTCTAG
- a CDS encoding MaoC family dehydratase, whose translation MVNETRNYLFLDDLHVGQTFTSPSHRLDAEQIKRFAKEFDPQPFHLDENAAAQSLFAGLAASGWHTAALTMRLLVNGGAPIAGGLIGAGGEIAWPKPTRPGDELHVVSEVMEIIPSRSKPDRGIVVLRSETRNHRGEVVQVLTSKLVVPRSPSTSVS comes from the coding sequence ATGGTTAACGAAACACGGAATTATCTGTTTCTGGACGATCTGCACGTTGGCCAGACCTTCACCAGCCCGTCGCATAGACTGGATGCCGAACAAATCAAACGGTTCGCGAAAGAGTTCGACCCGCAGCCCTTTCATCTCGATGAGAATGCCGCCGCCCAATCGCTCTTTGCCGGCCTCGCCGCCAGCGGCTGGCACACCGCCGCCCTCACGATGCGATTGCTCGTGAACGGTGGCGCGCCCATCGCCGGCGGCCTCATCGGCGCGGGAGGCGAGATCGCGTGGCCCAAACCAACCCGTCCCGGCGACGAGCTGCATGTCGTCAGCGAGGTCATGGAGATCATTCCGTCCCGCTCAAAGCCGGACCGGGGCATCGTGGTGTTGCGGAGCGAGACCCGGAACCACCGCGGCGAAGTCGTTCAGGTGCTGACGTCGAAGCTTGTGGTTCCACGGAGCCCGTCCACTTCCGTGTCCTGA
- a CDS encoding DoxX family protein, whose protein sequence is MFEGRGAGINGILLLNRLLLAGCFLPAAIGRVTNISGFAATLTMKGVPYGDVVATLIVLAEVFGPLALIFGLAPRLSASVLIGALAVTTGTLHRFWEYGGLNRQAEQALFLSHLGVLAGLLFYALTGPGAWSWQAWWRGFNGKAKPAKGKRKQPSRPRAAPRPRPAPARQPMEDDDEMADAA, encoded by the coding sequence ATGTTTGAGGGCAGGGGAGCAGGGATCAACGGAATTCTGCTGCTGAATCGCCTGCTGCTCGCAGGCTGCTTCCTGCCGGCGGCGATCGGGCGGGTCACGAACATTTCCGGCTTCGCCGCCACGCTCACCATGAAGGGCGTTCCCTATGGCGATGTGGTGGCGACCCTGATCGTCCTTGCCGAGGTTTTCGGCCCCTTGGCCCTGATTTTCGGCCTGGCGCCGCGCCTCAGCGCTTCCGTCCTCATCGGGGCGCTGGCGGTGACGACGGGCACCCTGCACCGCTTCTGGGAATATGGCGGGCTGAACCGGCAGGCGGAGCAGGCCTTGTTCCTGTCTCATCTCGGCGTTCTTGCCGGGCTTCTCTTCTATGCCCTCACGGGCCCCGGCGCCTGGAGCTGGCAGGCCTGGTGGCGCGGCTTCAACGGCAAGGCCAAGCCTGCGAAGGGCAAGAGGAAGCAGCCGTCCCGTCCCCGTGCGGCGCCCCGTCCGCGGCCCGCGCCGGCCCGGCAGCCGATGGAGGACGACGACGAGATGGCCGATGCGGCGTGA
- a CDS encoding substrate-binding domain-containing protein: protein MERRTFLKITASGLIMAASPLRSAFAQAKKYRFGFSQSTTLEPWRVQFNKDMKREADMHPEVELLISDGQDKTEKQVADVENFIRQGVDVLLISPKESAGLTGVTLKAIEAGIPVVVLDRNVNTDKFTQFIGGDNVLIGRAVGEYAVKVLGGPGQAKGNVVEIWGGFGTQASHDRSNGFHEIADKEKGIKLVNEKIDCDWKQNKAYDLMANLLKAHEEIDLVYGHNDPMAYGAYLAAKDAGREKDIKFLGVDAIPNEGVQWVNKGQLTATFLYATPGAEGVRQALKIVKGEKVPKTITLPTATVDKSNAMQILKENGLG, encoded by the coding sequence ATGGAACGTAGGACTTTTCTCAAAATTACTGCCAGCGGGCTTATCATGGCCGCTTCGCCGCTTCGCTCTGCATTCGCACAGGCGAAGAAATACCGCTTCGGCTTCTCGCAATCGACAACGCTCGAGCCGTGGCGCGTTCAGTTCAACAAGGACATGAAGCGGGAGGCCGATATGCATCCCGAGGTTGAGCTTCTCATCTCAGATGGCCAGGACAAGACCGAGAAGCAGGTCGCAGACGTCGAGAATTTCATCCGGCAGGGTGTTGACGTGCTCCTGATCTCACCCAAGGAGTCAGCTGGCCTTACGGGTGTGACCTTGAAGGCAATCGAAGCCGGCATTCCTGTGGTTGTCCTCGACCGAAACGTGAATACCGACAAGTTCACCCAGTTCATTGGTGGCGATAATGTGTTGATTGGGCGAGCGGTTGGCGAATACGCGGTAAAGGTGCTAGGCGGTCCTGGTCAAGCGAAGGGCAATGTTGTGGAAATCTGGGGTGGCTTTGGAACCCAAGCCTCACATGACCGCTCGAATGGCTTTCATGAGATTGCCGACAAGGAAAAAGGTATCAAGCTCGTCAACGAGAAGATCGACTGCGACTGGAAGCAGAACAAGGCCTACGATCTGATGGCCAACCTGCTCAAGGCTCACGAGGAGATTGACTTGGTCTACGGCCACAATGATCCCATGGCGTACGGTGCCTACCTCGCGGCGAAGGATGCTGGTCGAGAAAAGGACATCAAGTTCCTCGGTGTTGACGCGATTCCAAACGAGGGCGTTCAATGGGTGAACAAAGGCCAGCTAACTGCAACATTCCTCTATGCCACCCCTGGTGCGGAGGGTGTTCGTCAGGCGCTCAAGATTGTTAAAGGCGAGAAGGTGCCGAAGACCATAACTCTGCCGACAGCCACGGTCGACAAGAGCAATGCTATGCAGATTCTCAAGGAGAACGGCCTCGGCTAG
- a CDS encoding ABC transporter permease: protein MGSRVYAEVLSTFLLRTKLYWSLLILLAVGIITSPVSSKGVNIFLSTGNLSDVLRQVSNNGIVAVGMTLVILTGGIDLSVGSIMALGSVLCAMLLTHDERTSATLLSFPVLAAVCAFCTAWGASHLMGLRDHAAGTKLSSAHRALATGLAGLVAALGAWWLAAAQVQSKFGVIGVLIVVPAVGLAFGWFNGLIITKGRLQPFIVTLAMMVGVLGIARVVAGQDAAVHPVYTGTNATEDFDILRSLLYRIVPVPGLFFLAVVVLSATLLRVTTFGRYVYAIGGNEQAARLSGVEVDRVKIAVYAISGFLASLAGVLYTAQYRQGKPDAGVGMELDAIAAVVIGGTSLMGGKGSIAGTFVGVLIFGFLSNILQLNNIDSNTQLVLKGGIILAAVLVQERSLGDLLGLKYLFSWRPDHSIAAHAHHDFSPQQTVTPASATERQLIDHPLHKGGSGQHLQPSNAKHDSN, encoded by the coding sequence GTGGGGTCGCGAGTTTACGCGGAAGTGCTCAGCACTTTCCTGCTTCGAACGAAGCTGTACTGGAGCCTCCTGATCCTGCTCGCCGTAGGCATCATCACATCACCTGTGTCTTCCAAGGGCGTCAACATTTTCCTGAGCACCGGAAATCTGTCAGATGTGCTGCGGCAGGTGTCGAACAATGGGATCGTTGCAGTGGGTATGACACTCGTGATCCTCACCGGCGGCATTGATCTCTCCGTCGGCTCGATCATGGCGCTTGGCTCGGTGCTCTGCGCCATGCTGCTCACACACGATGAGCGGACGAGCGCCACCCTCCTGTCATTTCCGGTTCTTGCCGCGGTTTGCGCTTTTTGTACAGCCTGGGGCGCCTCCCACTTGATGGGCTTGCGTGATCACGCAGCTGGCACGAAGTTGTCAAGCGCGCACCGCGCACTCGCCACGGGGCTCGCAGGGCTGGTGGCAGCGCTTGGAGCTTGGTGGCTTGCAGCCGCGCAGGTGCAGAGCAAGTTCGGCGTCATTGGCGTCCTCATTGTCGTGCCGGCGGTGGGCCTCGCCTTTGGGTGGTTTAACGGACTCATCATCACCAAAGGCCGCCTGCAACCCTTCATCGTGACGCTTGCAATGATGGTGGGCGTACTCGGGATCGCCAGGGTCGTAGCTGGTCAGGACGCAGCGGTGCACCCGGTTTATACAGGCACCAATGCAACGGAGGACTTCGACATCCTCCGCTCCCTGCTCTACCGCATTGTGCCGGTCCCGGGCCTGTTCTTTCTTGCCGTTGTCGTTCTCTCCGCGACGCTACTGCGAGTCACCACCTTCGGACGATATGTCTATGCCATCGGCGGCAACGAGCAAGCGGCACGCCTCTCGGGGGTGGAAGTCGACCGGGTGAAGATCGCGGTCTATGCGATCTCTGGCTTCCTCGCGAGCCTAGCCGGAGTCCTATACACGGCCCAATACAGGCAAGGTAAGCCTGATGCTGGGGTTGGAATGGAACTCGATGCCATCGCGGCCGTGGTGATAGGTGGTACGAGTCTGATGGGTGGCAAGGGTTCGATTGCCGGTACCTTCGTCGGCGTGCTCATATTTGGGTTTCTGAGCAACATTCTCCAGCTCAACAACATCGACAGCAACACGCAACTGGTTCTGAAAGGCGGCATCATCCTTGCTGCCGTACTGGTGCAGGAACGATCTCTCGGCGATCTCCTCGGCCTCAAGTACCTGTTCAGCTGGCGTCCGGATCACTCCATAGCCGCACACGCCCACCATGACTTCTCACCGCAGCAAACTGTAACACCGGCATCGGCAACCGAGAGGCAGTTGATCGACCATCCATTACATAAGGGAGGATCAGGACAGCATCTACAGCCATCGAATGCGAAACATGACTCGAACTAA